A window of Notolabrus celidotus isolate fNotCel1 chromosome 11, fNotCel1.pri, whole genome shotgun sequence contains these coding sequences:
- the ppdpfa gene encoding pancreatic progenitor cell differentiation and proliferation factor A has protein sequence MAAIPSSGSLIATHDYYRRRLGSASSNSSCGSAEYTGEIIPHHPGLPRQDSGHWWTSFFFAKPNQPGMQNGSENQKTYTVADGQVTCVAREMVLKRQLSETSESGKSESSTPPLPTSF, from the exons ATGGCAGCAATTCCATCAAGTGGCTCCCTCATTGCCACCCATGATTACTATAGAA GGCGCCTTGGGTCCGCCTCCAGCAACAGCTCCTGTGGTAGTGCAGAGTACACAGGGGAGATCATTCCACACCACCCAG GGCTTCCAAGGCAAGATTCTGGACACTGGTGGACTTCCTTTTTCTTTGCAAAACCAAACCAGCCCGGCATGCAGAACGGATCTGAAAATCAAAA GACCTACACAGTAGCCGACGGTCAGGTGACCTGCGTCGCCAGGGAAATGGTTTTGAAAAGGCAACTCAGCGAAACAAGTGAAAGTGGAAAGTCTGAATCGTCAACACCTCCATTACCAACATCCTTTTAG